The following proteins are encoded in a genomic region of Cryptomeria japonica chromosome 11, Sugi_1.0, whole genome shotgun sequence:
- the LOC131860188 gene encoding uncharacterized protein LOC131860188 translates to MDWSQATIPVGKQRVILQPEPKSKFTVFPFGDPKAQILYHYYQFGNYMILSDSEVDGYSSQNEEKEGLWLMEFDGSCVTSRSGTGVVLIPPSGNPIPFSFKLEFKNTNNTVEYEALLLGLVVVNRLGVKILWVKGDVELIVKQARGLFRVKNERLKHYQNRVWDEIEGFDAFSIEAIPRELNSKVDSLAVSISLLVPHPEFVEETYRIELIYRPSVSDNSDSWKVFENHKQINNLMQSLDMFYAMYFEGSDVECKEFSPE, encoded by the coding sequence atggattggtcCCAAGCCACAATTCCTGTTGGAAAGCAGCGAGTCATCTTGCAACCTGAACCAAAGTCCAAATTCACTGTTTTCCCATTTGGTGACCCTAAGGCCCAGATTTTGTACCATTATTATCAATTTGGGAACTACATGATTCTATCTGACAGTGAAGTGGATGGGTATTCATcccaaaatgaagaaaaagaaggcCTATGGCTAATGGAGTTTGATGGCAGTTGTGTAACATCTAGATCTGGCACAGGAGTTGTGTTGATACCACCTTCTGGCAAtcctattcctttttcttttaaactaGAGTTCAAAAACACCAACAATACAGTGGAGTATGAGGCCTTATTGTTAGGCTTAGTTGTAGTTAATAGGTTGGGGGTTAAGATCCTGTGGGTTAAAGGAGATGTTGAACTAATTGTTAAGCAGGCTAGGGGATTGTTTAGGGTCAAGAATGAAAGGTTGAAGCACTATcaaaatagagtttgggatgaaatcGAAGGTTTcgatgcattttccattgaggcAATACCTAGGGAATTGAACTCAAAAGTAGATTCATTGGCAGTCTCAATTTCATTGCTTGTCCCACATCCTGAATTTGTTGAAGAAACTTACAGAATAGAGTTGATATATCGGCCCAGTGTTTCAGATAATTCTGACTCATGGAAGGTATTTGAGAATCATAAACAGATAAATAATTTAATGCAAAGTTTGGATATGTTTTATGCCATGTATTTTGAAGGCTCTGATGTAGAATGCAAAGAATTTTCACCTGAATGA